GATCGGCAGCAGATCGGGCATCCATCGCGTCGGCGCCGCCAGCCGGCCGGGATGCAGTCGCGCGGCGGACGCATCGGGATCGGGCCGGCGCAGCACTTGCTCATGGAGGGCCACGGCGGCCACCAGGCCCCCCGGCTGATTCGTCGTCGTCATGACTCCCCCGCCACCGTCAGCTCCACTCCCAGCGACTCGACCAGCACATCGAGCATCGCATCCTGCAGGATCGTCCGCTCGCCCAGCGCAAGGCAGGCGTCGTCAATGGCGAACACCGCCTCGGTCCGCATCGTGTCATCCACCCGATCGGCAAAGGCGCGGGCGATCTGATGGAGAACGCCCAGAATCGGCGCCGGATCGTCACTGTCCCGGCTGTCCCCCAGCCAGTCCTGCAGTGACCGGGCGGCGACATTCACGTCTGCCAGCAGCGATGGTGTGAACGGGTCATCCGGGACGGTGGCTGAGGCCATCGCCGGGTCGAGGGTCGATTCACCCCGCCCCATCACGGCGGTCAGCGCAATGAGTGCCGCGAAGAGATCGCGGAGCGGTTCGCGCGTCGGGTCGACGTCCTGTGCGGCAAGGACCCGCTCACCCGCCGGCGCGATCTCCGTCATCTCGAACGCAATACGCTCCCGGGCCTGCTGCGCCTGCTGCCAGCGACCCACGCCCCACTGCACCACCACGGCAACCCCCCGCCCCAGGAGCTTCGCGCTCCAGCCGATCCCGGCAAGCACCAGGTAGACCCCGTTGATGGCGGCCGCCTTCTGCCCGCGCAGTTGCACACCGGCAAACTTGGCCGATGAACGACCGGGACGGATCCAGTTGACCGTACCGATCCCGGTTTTCGAGGAGACGCTGACACCGCTTTTCGACAGGTTGAAACGTGCGGCATCCGAGCCATACCGCCCGCGGAGGACGAAGCGGCCATTCTGCATGGCGATCTGCGTGTTCTTCGCCAGCCGGGTGGATACCCGCACTCCCTGGCTCGTGTTGCCGGTCAGGTTGATGCCCGCGGCCTTGACATGCGCCCGCAGCGCCACGCCTCCGGTGCGGCTCGCCCGCAGGTAGCGCCCGGTGTGCTCGATGCGCTTTTGCCGGCCGTCGCGATCCTTTTCGCCGAACTTGAACAAACCCATCAATTCCCACGACACGCCGTGCGTGCCAGCCGATCGGTCAGCGCATGTAACTGATCCCGGTAGCCCGTCCGGCCCGACGGATGGTCGGGGTCGGAGGTCATGACCACGGTCATCGAGAGACTGGGGATCACGTAGAGCATCTGCCCCCCGTAACCCCAGCCGTAGTAGCCCTCATGGCCGGCGAAATCGCGGATAAACCAGCCATAGCCATAGCCATCGTTGGTCCATCGTGAGCGCCCCCGGATCTGCCAGCTCGCATCGACCCAGCCCCCGGGAAGGAGGCGCTGGCCCGACGCCGTCACGCCGTCGCGTCGATAGAGCTCACCCAGTGCCAGCAGCGCCACCGGTCGCATGGCCACCTGGTTACCGCCAAAGGCAATGCCCTGCGGATCGGTGATCCAGTCCACGACCTCGACACCGGCCGGCGCCAGCCAGCGGTTGGCCAGCGTATAGCTCGCGTCGCCGGTGCGGCGCTCGAGAATGGCCGAGAGCAGATGGGTATTGCCGGTCGAGTAACGCATCTCGCCGCCCGGGCGGCCCGACATGGGTTGATCGAGCACCGATTCCACCCAGTTATTGCTGGCGACCCAGGCGCCGTAGTTCTCGCCGGAGGTACGCTCGAGCCCCGCCTGCATGGCCAGCAGATGGGCAACGCTCAGGTCGTCGAGGCGCGGGTCCGGTTGCGGTGGCAAAGCATCGGGCAACAGATCGGCAACCCGGGCGTCGACGCCCGAGAGCACACCCCGCTCGATCGCCGCTCCGACCACGGCGGCGATCAGCGTTTTGGACGCGGATTTGACATTGGTCGCGGCATCGGGCGACACGCCGCGGTAGCCCCGGGCGATGACGGATTCCCCCTCGATCGCGACATGGAGGGTTCGCAGCGTGTCGAATCGCTGCGCTGATTCCGCCACCTCGACCAGTCCGCTTTCATTGACCCGGCAGTCCAATGCAGCCGCCGGTGAGGCGAGCAATAAAGCCCCTACCAACATGAACACCATCACCGTAACGATCCCGTGAGCGCTTGCCATCGCGGGAGACAATAGTCTAAAAAGATCTACATGGCGAAAGGATTTGGCAGCGAAGATGCCGCGCAGGACGAGATCGAGGGCGCCGTCGGTGATGCGGTCCGGCGCGCGCAGGACGCCCTGCCCCACGGCGTCAGCCGGACGCGCTGCGAGGAATGCGACGCCGTGATCCCCGAAGGGCGTCGTAACGCCCTGCCCGGGGTTCGGCTCTGCGTGCAGTGCCAGGAGATCCAGGACCAGGCACAGGGCCCGCAATCGGCCTATAACCGCCGCGGCAGCAAGGACAGTCAGTTACGCTGACGGCGGGCTCCAGTGCGCCCCGAACTCATCCACCGGAATCTTCAGATAGCGCAGTCCGTTGGCCTCCGCCGGCGGGAAGTGACCGGCGCGGATATTCACCTGCACGGCGGGCAGGATGAGCACGGGCATCGGCAGCGTGGCGTCGCGGGCCTCGCGCATGGCGACGTAATCATCCTCGCTGACGCCATTGCCCAAGTGGATATTGCCGGCCCGCTGCTCACCGATCGTCGTCAGGCACTCGGGGCCGCGCTCGTCGGTGCCGTAATCATGCAGGACGAACAGTCGGTGGCTGTCCGGTAGGGCATCGAACAGCCGGTGGATCGAGCGGTAGAGCTCACGCGCGGAACCCGCCGGGAAGTCACAGCGGGCGGTACCGGCATCGGGCATGAACAGCGTGTCACCGACAAACACCGCATCACCGATGACATAGGTGATGTGGTCGCTGGTGTGCCCCGGCGTGTGGAAGACCTGCACCGGCAGCTCACCAATAGTGAAGGTCTGCCCGTCCGCAAAGCGCTGGTCGAACTGGCTGCCATCGACACGGAAGTCGTCACCGAGGTTGAAGAGCCACGCAAAGCGCGTCTGCACCTCGGTGATCCGCTCGCCAATGGCGGTGGGCGCGTTGAACACTCCCTGGAGGAACGGCATTGCCGTGATGTGATCGGCGTGGGCATGGGTCTCGAGCAGCCAGTCGACGGTGAGCCCCTCGGCCCGGACGATTTCCACCAATTGCTGCGCCGTTTCCGTCCCGCTGCGGCCCGACTGCGGATCGAAGTCGAGGGCCGGATCGATAATCGCCGCCCGGCGACTGACCGGATCCCACACCACGTACGAAAAGGTATGGCTGGGCGGGTGGAAGACGGATCGGACAATCGGTTTCACGGGCCGGCGACTCCTGATGGGTAGATGTCCTGCACTGTAGGAAACCCGGTGCCGATGGCCAAGCGATTCCGTTTGGCCGCCTGACCTTCGCCTATTCCACGAGATAGCCGATGTAATACAGCAGGATGAAAAAGAACGTGAACGGGGCGCACATCCAGATCTGCCAGTCCGGCCACTCCCCAAAGGAAAGGCGATGGATCCCCCCAGGGACGTGCCCGACCACCAGTCCGACCAGCAAAGCCGTAAGGTTGACAACCAGCACCTCGCCGACCCAAGTGCTCCATGGATTCCCGTCGCGCGGATAGAAACTGAGCCACACCGGAACCATCAGCACATAAATGAACAGTAACTGATTGAATTTCCTATTCAGCATCTCTCTAGTCCTCGTCGGGAGGCCGTCCCAGCAGGGCGGCGACGGATTCGTTATGGCGCCGAACGGTGTGATCACCCCAGTAAATGGACGCACCCCAGCAGATAAACGGAATAATCCCGGTTCCCACCGTGCTCAGTGCGATCACTATCAGTAGTAGCGCCCCACCCGCGCTCGAGTAGAAAAGCCCGAGGGGACCGAATGCCACGGTGAGAAGAGCCGATGTCGTACGGGACTTGGTGCGCAGATTCATTGCAATAAAGACACTGATCGATGCTGGAAGATTCAGGCTATCGTGCGGAAGGTGACGGTTGAACCTGAAACAGGACTACCTGTTCCTGATTCACTTCGCCCGGGCGTATGCGCTGGCCGCCTACAAGAGCCGGTCGCTCGCGGATCTGCGCCAGGCCCACGAGGGATTGAAGGCCATTGTCGATCTCGAGCTGGGCCTGCACGTGGATTATTGCCGGGAGTGGGGTATCAGCGAGACCGAACTCGAGGCACTGCCAGAGGCGCGAGCTACCCTCGCCTATACCCGCTACGTGCTCGACACCGGCCATCGCGGTGACCTGCTCGACCTGCATGTGGCGCTGGCACCGTGCGTGATCGGCTATGGCGAGGTTGCCGACTGGATCAACCAGCGCCCGACCACCGTGCGCGGCGAGGCCAACCCCTTTGACGCCTGGATTGGCATGTACGAGAGCGAGGAATTCCGGGCCGCCATGACGGCCGAACGGGAGTGGATCGACGCCCGGCTGGCCGGGGCCACACCGGAGCGGTTCGACGAGCTCGTCACCGTCTTTCGTGACGCCACTCGGCTCGAGATCGACTTCTGGGCGATGGGGCTGGAGGAGCGGGAGTAGCCGCTTAACGCAGGCGGTAGGCCACCGGCACGGTAAGCGTCATCTGCTCGCCGGGGACGGCATCCGGCATCGCCGGGAGCGGGTTGGCGCGCTCCATCATCCGCCGGGTCGCGCGGTCGAGGATCGGATGATCGGAGTTGGCACCGATCCGGTAATCCAGGATCTCGCCGGCACGGTTGAACGTAAAGGTCACCTGAGTCGTGCCCTCGTGACGCTGTTGTCGAGCGCGGCGGGGATATTCCTTGTGGCGCGCGAGGTGGGCCTGGATGCGGTCCGTGTAATCGGCCTTTGCTCCCGGATCGCCGCCGGCACCGCTGTCGTCTTCTCGATCCGTGCCCTCGCCAACCTGCTGGCCGGATTGGTCACCACTGCCCGACTCCCCGACCTGATCGCTGACTACTTCCTCGGGAGCCTCGTCGGAAGCAGTTTCGGCCGGTGCTGTGGTAGCTGTTTCGGTTGTTTCAGTGGGTGCTGTCTCGGCCGAAGCTGGCTTCACCGGTTCTGCGCCTGTGCGCTCGTCCACCGCCACGGCGATCTGCGGGTCGTCGGCGTCCGCGGCCACCGGCGCGACCGGCTCCGCTTTGACGGCTTCAGTCCGGGCGTCTTCTGGCTTCGTGACGGCCGGCTCGACGGACTCCACTGGCTCACGCGCCGAATCCGCCTCGGCATTCTCGGGCTCCACGGCCTCCGCGCCCGGCGGCGTCCCGCCGGTCTGTCCCAGGCCGACCTTAATACCTCCAGTGCCGGGCGCTTGGGCACCGGTCTCGGGTTCGTGCCACAACAGCACCATGACGACGGCGACGTGAATAATGAGCGCCACCACCACGCCCACCAGGGCCGGCCAGCGCGCCCCCATCCTCACTCACTCCCCGTCACGGTGAGCAGGTCGATCCCCTCGGCGCCCGCGTCACGTAGCTGCTCCATGATGGCGACGACGCGGAGCGCCGGCACCCGCCCGTCGGCCTTGACCCGCACCTGCCGATTGCTGCCGGCATCGAGCATAGTCAAGACGGTGTCCGAGAGCGCTCCCATCGCCACGCTCTCACCGCCCACCGCCAAGCGCTGATCGGTGCCCACGAGCACGGTTATCCGACCGGCCGGCTCGGTCTCGCTGCCGGAGCTCGGCGGTTCGATGGCGAATCGGTCGCTGGCCGCCAGCTGGCCGGCCACCATGAAGAAGATCAGCAGCAGGAACACGATATTGATCAGCGGCAGGATGCGCTCGTCGTCGCTGATCCCGCGATGTTGCGGCTGGACGAGATGGCGGCGACGGGTCATTAGCGTCCGTCCCCGATCAGCGAGACGTTATCGATATCGGCCGTGTCGAGCCGGTCGAGCACATCGACCGTGCGCTGCAGTGACACCCCTTCGGCCGGTCTAATCAGCACGCGAAGATCCGGGTCGGTGTCGGTCTGTTGCCGCAAGCGCTCCACCAGTGACGGCAACTCGATGGCCTTTCCGGCCAGGCGCAATCCACCGGCCCGCACCTCGACCAGCATGGCGCCGGTCAGGGCGTCGCCGCTGCCCGCCCGCTGTGGCGGGTCCAGCTCGATGGCGCGCCAGTCCAGGAAGCTGGAGGCGAGCATGAAGAACATCAGCAGGATGAACACCACATCGATGAGCGGGGTCAGGCTGATGAGGTTGCGTCGGCCGCGGGGTCTATTCGCCAGACGCGGCGCGGGGCTTCTGGCCACCGTCATCGCTCGTCCCCTCCGCCAGATCCGGGGTGAATACGCGGGTCACGGTATCGTCCATGGCGTGGGCCAGGCGCTCGATCCGGCGCTCCAGCCAGCCCAGCAACGCGACCACCGGAATCGCCACCGCCAGACCGATGGCCGTGGTCAGCAGGGCCTGCCAGATACCGCTCGAGAGCACTGCCGGATTGACCTGGTTACCCGCGTTCTCCAGCTGCTGGAAGGCCTCGATCATGCCCAGCACAGTCCCGAACAATCCCAGCAGCGGTGCCAGCGAGCCGATCAGCTCCAGCGCACGAAACCCACCGCGCAGGCGCTCGAGGACCTCGCTGCCGTAGCGCACCACCTCCTCGCGCACGTGTCCTTCGTCGAGACCGCGAAGGTAACCCCGAAACGCGCGTGCCAGGCTTTGCGCCACCGGCCCCGCATCGGCCGCGGCACGGGTCAGGGCATCGTCGGATCGGCCCCGCTGCCACAGCGCCAGGGCCTGCTCGGCATCACGCCGCTCGGCGATCCGGGCGATGCGGAACTGGATGAGCTTTGTGACGATGATGCTGACCGCCACCACCGACATGATCAGCAGAATCATGGCCACCACCCCGCCGGCCTGCAGGATTTCCAATGTTGCCTCGTCCATTGCCGGTTGCCTTATTCCACGAACGCTACGTCACTGCGCGAACTCACCAAGACCTCTCCCGCGCAGTCCGGTGCCCCGCCACAGTGAGTCACGCCGTTCAGAAGGATCCGATTGATCTCGCTGCATGCGGTGCCCTCGATACGAAAGACCTCCACGCGGGTTTTGTCGGCTGGCAATGGCCCGAGCTCCACCGCCAGGTGCTTGCTGATAATACCGTCGCCGTCGAACATCACCAGATCGAGC
The Spiribacter vilamensis DNA segment above includes these coding regions:
- a CDS encoding serine hydrolase domain-containing protein yields the protein MASAHGIVTVMVFMLVGALLLASPAAALDCRVNESGLVEVAESAQRFDTLRTLHVAIEGESVIARGYRGVSPDAATNVKSASKTLIAAVVGAAIERGVLSGVDARVADLLPDALPPQPDPRLDDLSVAHLLAMQAGLERTSGENYGAWVASNNWVESVLDQPMSGRPGGEMRYSTGNTHLLSAILERRTGDASYTLANRWLAPAGVEVVDWITDPQGIAFGGNQVAMRPVALLALGELYRRDGVTASGQRLLPGGWVDASWQIRGRSRWTNDGYGYGWFIRDFAGHEGYYGWGYGGQMLYVIPSLSMTVVMTSDPDHPSGRTGYRDQLHALTDRLARTACRGN
- a CDS encoding DksA/TraR family C4-type zinc finger protein — its product is MAKGFGSEDAAQDEIEGAVGDAVRRAQDALPHGVSRTRCEECDAVIPEGRRNALPGVRLCVQCQEIQDQAQGPQSAYNRRGSKDSQLR
- a CDS encoding MBL fold metallo-hydrolase; protein product: MKPIVRSVFHPPSHTFSYVVWDPVSRRAAIIDPALDFDPQSGRSGTETAQQLVEIVRAEGLTVDWLLETHAHADHITAMPFLQGVFNAPTAIGERITEVQTRFAWLFNLGDDFRVDGSQFDQRFADGQTFTIGELPVQVFHTPGHTSDHITYVIGDAVFVGDTLFMPDAGTARCDFPAGSARELYRSIHRLFDALPDSHRLFVLHDYGTDERGPECLTTIGEQRAGNIHLGNGVSEDDYVAMREARDATLPMPVLILPAVQVNIRAGHFPPAEANGLRYLKIPVDEFGAHWSPPSA
- a CDS encoding TenA family protein, yielding MNLKQDYLFLIHFARAYALAAYKSRSLADLRQAHEGLKAIVDLELGLHVDYCREWGISETELEALPEARATLAYTRYVLDTGHRGDLLDLHVALAPCVIGYGEVADWINQRPTTVRGEANPFDAWIGMYESEEFRAAMTAEREWIDARLAGATPERFDELVTVFRDATRLEIDFWAMGLEERE
- a CDS encoding energy transducer TonB — its product is MGARWPALVGVVVALIIHVAVVMVLLWHEPETGAQAPGTGGIKVGLGQTGGTPPGAEAVEPENAEADSAREPVESVEPAVTKPEDARTEAVKAEPVAPVAADADDPQIAVAVDERTGAEPVKPASAETAPTETTETATTAPAETASDEAPEEVVSDQVGESGSGDQSGQQVGEGTDREDDSGAGGDPGAKADYTDRIQAHLARHKEYPRRARQQRHEGTTQVTFTFNRAGEILDYRIGANSDHPILDRATRRMMERANPLPAMPDAVPGEQMTLTVPVAYRLR
- a CDS encoding ExbD/TolR family protein produces the protein MTRRRHLVQPQHRGISDDERILPLINIVFLLLIFFMVAGQLAASDRFAIEPPSSGSETEPAGRITVLVGTDQRLAVGGESVAMGALSDTVLTMLDAGSNRQVRVKADGRVPALRVVAIMEQLRDAGAEGIDLLTVTGSE
- a CDS encoding ExbD/TolR family protein produces the protein MTVARSPAPRLANRPRGRRNLISLTPLIDVVFILLMFFMLASSFLDWRAIELDPPQRAGSGDALTGAMLVEVRAGGLRLAGKAIELPSLVERLRQQTDTDPDLRVLIRPAEGVSLQRTVDVLDRLDTADIDNVSLIGDGR
- a CDS encoding MotA/TolQ/ExbB proton channel family protein yields the protein MDEATLEILQAGGVVAMILLIMSVVAVSIIVTKLIQFRIARIAERRDAEQALALWQRGRSDDALTRAAADAGPVAQSLARAFRGYLRGLDEGHVREEVVRYGSEVLERLRGGFRALELIGSLAPLLGLFGTVLGMIEAFQQLENAGNQVNPAVLSSGIWQALLTTAIGLAVAIPVVALLGWLERRIERLAHAMDDTVTRVFTPDLAEGTSDDGGQKPRAASGE